Proteins encoded within one genomic window of Fibrobacter sp. UWB16:
- a CDS encoding thrombospondin type 3 repeat-containing protein encodes MKQFLSTLLFSAVFLFAQSGFSINSSGIHVPGARTLSPGDLFVMGGFEMANSSKPASIEGFLTDENGKKYELTKDSPSNSVLGYVGYGILDYLEIGLNLNVHYDGNAGNTKLKGLGFGDIGLLAKVQLPNQSLRDLFNFAAALEVFIPTGTNEKGLRPRHLWYIHEDELSNPYSASDFVAAATLYMTINIHRNLNWNNYAGYLRTFGNGENIFIWGSGLNLFPYEWVSLVLETSGETHIRTKNVWHEFLNDQLRFSPGLKVRLPKFTTLSINADLGMDLFRKQKIHRGHAITVKNKDHKYSYTVPGSPTMAVSIKFSRTFDLSGRIEDFKKKMDACPKSGLSFKENKYRCAPDDDNDGIANDLDRCPDTPAEVLIDENGCPFDHDSDGVPDHLDKCPNTKEGYPVDEFGCIRDNDNDGIPNELDKCPNSEPGEEVNEKGCILDTDEDGIPNVLDSCPNTPAGLTVNKYGCFLDMDKDGVPDEWDKCQNSMPNEIVNMYGCPIDSDEDGIPDFMDKCEKTPSGVKVDSVGCRLDHDLDGVFDEDDKCPDTPENAPVDSIGCPLDSDKDGIFDYLDNCPNTLEQTEVDANGCPIREKQNLDKIARRIQFHKSTDKPINSSYTALSDVVSIMRHNKKIAIEIQCSVKPGEAMIPQSLSEARATVVYEYLVNKGIKEDRLKATGFGLQLPANVRGHAKLNPVGIRLLPYTIKEE; translated from the coding sequence ATGAAACAATTTCTATCAACACTTCTCTTTAGCGCAGTTTTTCTGTTTGCGCAGTCCGGATTTTCCATCAACAGCAGCGGAATCCATGTTCCTGGAGCACGAACTCTCAGTCCGGGAGACTTGTTCGTCATGGGCGGATTCGAAATGGCGAATAGCAGTAAGCCCGCCAGTATCGAAGGATTCCTGACGGATGAAAACGGTAAAAAATACGAGCTTACCAAGGATTCCCCATCAAACTCCGTCCTCGGTTATGTAGGCTATGGTATTTTGGACTACCTTGAAATCGGATTGAACCTGAACGTCCACTATGACGGAAATGCTGGTAACACCAAGCTCAAGGGGCTTGGATTTGGAGATATAGGACTATTAGCCAAGGTCCAACTTCCCAACCAGTCCTTGAGAGATCTGTTCAACTTTGCTGCAGCACTTGAAGTTTTCATCCCTACCGGAACAAATGAAAAGGGGTTACGCCCAAGGCACCTTTGGTACATTCACGAAGACGAATTGTCCAACCCCTATTCTGCATCTGATTTCGTCGCCGCCGCAACATTGTACATGACGATAAACATCCATAGGAACCTCAACTGGAACAACTATGCAGGTTATCTCAGAACATTTGGAAACGGAGAGAACATTTTTATCTGGGGTTCAGGCTTAAATCTATTCCCCTATGAATGGGTTTCTCTTGTACTCGAGACCTCCGGTGAAACGCACATTCGCACTAAAAACGTATGGCACGAATTTTTGAATGACCAGCTGAGATTTTCACCGGGTTTGAAAGTAAGACTTCCGAAATTCACAACGCTTTCCATCAATGCCGATCTCGGTATGGACCTTTTCAGAAAGCAAAAGATCCACCGTGGCCACGCCATCACTGTCAAGAACAAGGACCACAAGTATTCTTACACTGTCCCTGGCAGTCCAACCATGGCCGTATCCATCAAGTTTAGCCGTACATTTGACCTCAGTGGAAGGATCGAAGACTTTAAAAAGAAGATGGACGCATGCCCCAAGTCAGGCCTTTCGTTCAAAGAAAACAAGTACCGCTGTGCGCCCGACGACGATAACGACGGTATTGCAAACGACCTAGACCGATGCCCTGACACGCCCGCAGAAGTGCTTATTGACGAGAACGGATGCCCGTTTGACCACGATAGCGATGGCGTTCCAGACCACCTAGACAAGTGCCCCAACACCAAGGAAGGCTACCCAGTCGATGAATTTGGATGTATCCGAGACAACGATAACGACGGCATTCCGAACGAACTAGACAAATGCCCCAATTCCGAACCCGGTGAAGAAGTCAACGAGAAAGGCTGTATCCTCGATACAGACGAAGATGGCATTCCGAACGTACTCGACTCCTGCCCGAATACGCCTGCAGGACTCACCGTGAACAAATACGGATGCTTCTTGGACATGGACAAGGACGGCGTCCCAGACGAATGGGACAAGTGCCAAAACAGCATGCCGAACGAGATTGTCAATATGTACGGCTGCCCCATTGACTCTGACGAAGACGGCATCCCGGACTTTATGGACAAATGTGAAAAGACTCCTTCAGGAGTAAAAGTCGATAGCGTCGGATGCCGGCTAGACCATGACCTTGATGGTGTATTTGACGAAGATGACAAATGCCCTGATACGCCTGAAAATGCGCCAGTCGATAGCATCGGTTGCCCTTTGGATTCTGATAAAGATGGCATTTTCGATTACCTCGACAACTGTCCGAACACGCTTGAACAAACCGAAGTCGATGCAAACGGCTGCCCGATTCGAGAAAAGCAGAACCTCGACAAAATCGCAAGGCGAATTCAATTCCACAAGAGCACAGACAAGCCGATTAATTCATCTTACACGGCTTTAAGCGATGTGGTTTCTATCATGCGGCACAACAAGAAAATCGCCATTGAAATTCAGTGCAGCGTAAAGCCAGGTGAAGCGATGATTCCGCAATCCCTTTCGGAAGCGCGCGCAACAGTTGTTTACGAGTACCTTGTGAATAAAGGCATCAAGGAAGATCGCCTTAAAGCAACAGGTTTTGGGCTACAGTTGCCAGCAAACGTCCGTGGACATGCCAAGTTGAACCCTGTAGGAATAAGACTGCTGCCTTATACAATCAAGGAAGAATAA
- a CDS encoding adenine phosphoribosyltransferase has protein sequence MKRIEDYIIAVPDFPKPGVLFRDITGILSDPDGLKLTLDAFYKTLENVDFDVVVGLEARGFLFGVPIAEHFHKPFVPERKKGKLPRETVEITYNLEYGTACMEVHKDAIKPGQRVVIVDDLLATGGTAKAAAHLVEKMGGKVECFAFVIELADLKGREVLDGYRVESLTKF, from the coding sequence ATGAAACGTATTGAAGACTACATTATTGCTGTTCCGGATTTTCCTAAACCGGGTGTTTTGTTCCGTGATATTACGGGAATTTTGAGTGACCCTGATGGATTGAAGCTCACGCTTGATGCATTCTATAAAACGCTTGAAAATGTTGATTTCGATGTCGTTGTCGGGCTAGAAGCACGCGGATTCCTATTTGGTGTTCCGATTGCAGAGCATTTCCACAAGCCGTTTGTTCCTGAACGCAAAAAAGGGAAACTCCCCCGCGAGACTGTAGAAATCACTTACAATCTCGAATACGGGACCGCCTGTATGGAAGTCCATAAAGATGCGATAAAGCCTGGGCAACGCGTGGTAATCGTCGACGACCTACTCGCTACCGGTGGCACTGCAAAAGCAGCCGCCCATCTCGTAGAGAAAATGGGCGGTAAAGTTGAATGTTTTGCTTTTGTTATTGAGCTTGCGGATCTTAAAGGTCGCGAAGTCCTTGATGGCTACCGCGTGGAATCACTGACGAAGTTTTAA
- a CDS encoding endo-1,4-beta-xylanase: protein MNFKKNKALAIAATVAMALSVPSFAQLNNGDMEYGDGGWYLWNNPDGPAVAESQIAVQGLGVDGSQGAKVVVKELPNPWWGLQLQPPKFLADSGFYKLSFKAKGNMPINSVVQGGPPDYRQKESASFDLTDKWQTYEMIFLADQKGYGLNNITFQIGLKKGWIQLDDVEVEKMDEMSDPSWYNNADARIDSLRKVDFTVKANPGEKVHVKLLRHSFPFGTALALYDTKDSTENWYRNAAKKYFWHGVSENQFKWPEYEPKEGKIKRDEMKEYTDFTAQNHWKLRGHALMWSHQGYGFDKHYSNKGSCEEMAEKLKARIYRDLKEYKGKITEYDVWNEPIHESWTFNKCGWEILDSAFIWAHKADPSAFLYINDYNVVAAGETDRYYGLIKGMLDRKVPVMGIGVQCHFGLRPVIPGLIKTRLDKLASLGLPIKVTEFDVGDWQVGMNDSEEVQAEKFETFIRTAFSHPAVNGIVLWGFWDNRHWVKNGGMIASDGREKPAAKRVYDLWHKVWTTDLYATADENGEAKFRGFKGYYQVNAGDKKFQITVK, encoded by the coding sequence ATGAATTTTAAAAAGAATAAAGCTCTTGCGATTGCGGCGACCGTTGCCATGGCGCTTTCTGTGCCGTCTTTTGCACAGTTGAATAATGGTGATATGGAGTATGGTGACGGCGGCTGGTATCTGTGGAACAATCCTGATGGTCCAGCTGTAGCCGAATCGCAAATTGCTGTGCAGGGGCTCGGTGTCGATGGTTCCCAGGGCGCTAAGGTCGTCGTGAAGGAACTTCCGAATCCGTGGTGGGGCTTGCAGCTCCAGCCGCCTAAATTCTTGGCAGACTCTGGTTTTTATAAGCTCTCGTTCAAGGCTAAGGGCAACATGCCCATCAATTCTGTGGTGCAGGGCGGCCCTCCAGACTACCGCCAAAAAGAAAGCGCTTCGTTTGACTTGACGGACAAGTGGCAGACTTATGAAATGATTTTCCTTGCCGACCAGAAGGGTTACGGCCTCAACAACATTACGTTCCAGATTGGGCTTAAGAAGGGCTGGATCCAGCTCGACGATGTCGAAGTCGAAAAGATGGACGAAATGTCTGATCCGTCTTGGTATAACAATGCCGATGCCCGTATCGATAGCCTCCGCAAGGTGGATTTCACGGTCAAGGCAAATCCGGGCGAAAAAGTCCACGTGAAGCTGTTGCGCCATTCGTTCCCGTTCGGTACGGCACTCGCTCTTTACGACACCAAGGATAGCACTGAAAATTGGTACCGCAATGCTGCCAAGAAGTACTTCTGGCACGGCGTCTCTGAAAATCAGTTCAAGTGGCCGGAATATGAACCGAAAGAGGGCAAAATCAAGCGTGATGAAATGAAGGAATACACGGACTTCACAGCTCAAAATCACTGGAAACTCCGCGGTCACGCGCTCATGTGGAGCCATCAGGGCTACGGCTTCGACAAGCACTACAGCAACAAGGGTAGTTGCGAAGAAATGGCTGAAAAGCTCAAAGCCCGTATCTACCGCGACCTCAAGGAATACAAGGGCAAGATTACGGAATACGACGTGTGGAATGAACCGATTCACGAATCTTGGACGTTCAACAAGTGCGGCTGGGAAATTCTCGACAGTGCCTTCATTTGGGCACACAAGGCTGACCCAAGCGCATTCCTTTACATCAACGATTACAACGTCGTGGCAGCTGGCGAAACGGACCGCTATTACGGTTTGATCAAGGGGATGCTTGACCGCAAGGTGCCTGTAATGGGTATTGGCGTTCAGTGCCACTTCGGGCTTCGTCCTGTGATTCCGGGACTCATCAAGACTCGTCTCGATAAGCTTGCTTCTCTTGGCCTCCCGATCAAGGTCACGGAATTTGACGTGGGCGATTGGCAGGTCGGTATGAACGACTCCGAAGAAGTCCAGGCCGAAAAGTTCGAAACGTTTATCCGTACTGCATTTAGCCACCCGGCAGTGAACGGCATTGTGCTTTGGGGCTTCTGGGACAACCGCCACTGGGTCAAAAACGGCGGCATGATTGCTTCGGACGGTCGCGAAAAGCCTGCTGCAAAGCGTGTTTACGACTTGTGGCACAAGGTCTGGACAACCGATCTCTACGCCACTGCCGACGAAAATGGCGAAGCCAAGTTCCGCGGTTTCAAGGGCTACTACCAGGTCAACGCTGGCGACAAGAAGTTCCAGATTACCGTGAAGTAA
- a CDS encoding TIGR01212 family radical SAM protein (This family includes YhcC from E. coli K-12, an uncharacterized radical SAM protein.), which produces MHYKPYRDLLLELFPNYLKVRKLPLNGGMSCPNLDGTKGFSGCSYCNNRSFSPVFDEAKVSIQEQLEKYVPKLRDKYPNAGILAYLQPYTNTHAPLEHLREIIDPIIKHKEIAGLAIGTRPDCLEDEKIEYLAEINRKKPIIVEIGLQTANDLTLAGINRRHTLAEFEDAVKRCQAAGLTVTTHVIVGLPGEKMEDFKHTAQVVHDLKLAAVKIHPLHIVVGTVMAQDFANGEVKLLSFEEYCEAVAEMIKIIGKDIAIERFSGESPSELLIAPNWCGERDKIIATVEKLLDSH; this is translated from the coding sequence ATGCATTACAAACCTTATCGCGATTTACTTTTGGAGCTTTTCCCCAACTACCTCAAGGTGCGCAAACTCCCGCTCAACGGCGGCATGAGCTGCCCAAACCTCGACGGCACCAAGGGATTTTCGGGTTGCAGCTACTGCAACAACCGCAGCTTTAGCCCAGTTTTTGATGAGGCAAAGGTTTCGATTCAGGAACAACTCGAAAAGTACGTTCCGAAACTTCGCGACAAGTACCCGAATGCAGGTATCCTCGCCTACTTGCAGCCGTACACAAATACGCACGCACCGCTAGAGCATTTGCGCGAAATCATCGATCCGATTATTAAGCACAAGGAAATTGCAGGGCTAGCCATTGGAACGCGCCCGGATTGCCTTGAAGACGAAAAGATTGAATACCTTGCGGAAATCAACCGCAAAAAGCCGATTATCGTTGAAATCGGGCTCCAAACGGCAAATGACTTGACGCTTGCAGGCATCAATCGCAGGCACACGCTTGCGGAATTTGAAGATGCCGTAAAACGCTGTCAAGCCGCAGGCCTCACCGTCACGACGCATGTGATTGTTGGGCTTCCCGGCGAAAAGATGGAAGACTTTAAGCACACGGCACAAGTCGTTCACGATTTGAAACTTGCGGCAGTCAAGATTCACCCGCTGCACATTGTCGTGGGCACGGTCATGGCACAAGATTTCGCCAACGGCGAAGTCAAACTGCTTTCGTTCGAGGAATACTGCGAAGCGGTTGCCGAAATGATCAAGATTATCGGCAAGGATATTGCAATTGAACGTTTCAGTGGCGAAAGCCCAAGCGAGCTTTTGATTGCGCCGAACTGGTGCGGGGAACGCGACAAGATTATAGCAACAGTCGAGAAGTTGTTGGATAGTCATTAG
- a CDS encoding beta-ketoacyl-ACP synthase codes for MSRRVVVTGGSCVTSLGMELDEIFSELKSLKNHIVRMDDWDKYAQMNTRLAGPILYDLPEFPRKKIRGAGRVGVLAITSADKAMQMAGLAGEKELLKSGRVGVAYGSSMGSVRPLLDFVSMQNPPYNCANVSVTTYIQSMPQTCAVNVSLFFGLTGRLITTNTACTSGSLSIGYAYEAIKYGMQDVMIAGGAEELAATETAVFDTLFATSVKNSTPELTPAPYDRDRDGLVIGEGAGTLVLEEYEHAKARGAHIYAELVGFGHNTDGEHITQPKKDTMQHALELALKDAEISTDAIGYVNGHGTATHHGDIAESWATYNAFKQRAVAISSLKSYMGHTLGACGGIEAWLGINMMNRGWFSPNLNLKNVDPECAPLDYITGSGREIDTEYFMSNNFAFGGINTSLIFKRV; via the coding sequence GTGAGTCGTCGAGTTGTCGTTACCGGAGGCAGTTGCGTTACATCTTTAGGGATGGAATTGGATGAAATTTTTTCGGAACTCAAGTCTCTGAAAAATCACATCGTCCGTATGGATGATTGGGACAAGTATGCGCAAATGAATACGCGCTTGGCGGGCCCGATTCTCTATGATTTGCCGGAATTCCCACGCAAAAAAATCCGTGGTGCAGGTCGTGTGGGCGTGCTGGCGATTACATCTGCGGATAAGGCAATGCAAATGGCGGGCCTTGCGGGTGAAAAAGAACTTCTCAAGTCTGGCCGTGTGGGCGTTGCCTACGGTTCTTCGATGGGGAGCGTGCGTCCGCTTTTGGATTTTGTCTCCATGCAGAATCCGCCGTACAACTGCGCTAATGTTTCTGTGACGACGTATATCCAGTCCATGCCGCAGACTTGCGCTGTGAACGTAAGCCTTTTCTTTGGCCTTACGGGGCGACTCATCACGACGAATACCGCTTGCACGAGTGGTAGCCTTTCCATCGGTTACGCTTATGAAGCCATCAAGTACGGTATGCAAGATGTGATGATTGCAGGCGGTGCCGAAGAGCTTGCCGCTACAGAAACGGCTGTGTTCGACACGCTTTTTGCAACGAGCGTCAAAAATTCAACGCCCGAACTCACGCCTGCGCCGTACGATCGCGACCGAGACGGCCTTGTTATCGGCGAGGGCGCGGGAACGCTTGTGCTCGAAGAATATGAGCATGCCAAAGCTCGTGGCGCACACATTTATGCAGAACTCGTCGGCTTTGGGCATAATACGGATGGCGAACACATCACGCAGCCCAAGAAGGATACGATGCAACATGCGCTGGAATTGGCTTTAAAAGATGCCGAAATTTCAACGGATGCGATTGGCTATGTGAATGGCCATGGAACCGCAACGCATCATGGCGATATTGCTGAAAGCTGGGCGACATACAACGCTTTTAAGCAACGTGCCGTGGCAATTTCTAGCCTCAAAAGCTATATGGGCCATACGCTTGGCGCATGCGGCGGTATCGAGGCCTGGCTTGGCATCAACATGATGAATCGCGGATGGTTTAGCCCGAATTTGAACTTGAAAAATGTGGACCCGGAATGCGCTCCGCTGGATTACATCACGGGTTCCGGGCGTGAAATTGATACGGAATATTTTATGTCGAACAACTTTGCGTTCGGCGGCATAAATACTTCGCTTATCTTCAAGCGTGTTTAA
- a CDS encoding beta-ketoacyl synthase N-terminal-like domain-containing protein, giving the protein MKRPVYINDFSLRCILGSDEALVLDSLTNGKRGTFTMYDVAGVMRPAATIDPATLAPVPEQKFDNRVNRLSQAAFSAIENTIRKAVEKFGADRVGIFLGSCDNGSEASMAALKCFKETGAFPEGYILDYQRADFPAQFIAQRFGITGMLSVHSTACASSASAFVSARNNLYAGNCDVAIVGGIDIASLSVILGFASLEAMSDKPTNPFSANRSGLTLGDAAVFFVVTKEPSADLCTAKCEGLKVVGFGESADADHITAPRADGEGAYQAMKAALNDAGLDASQIGYVNLHGTGTELNDAMESRAINRLFGEANHADVPVSSTKALTGHTLGAAGALELAFCCMALKNDVLPAHLFDGVVDPKLPPVHLVKPGETAKDLKYCMSNSFAFGGCNVSLIVENGLA; this is encoded by the coding sequence ATGAAACGACCTGTGTACATTAACGATTTTAGCCTTCGTTGCATTTTAGGTAGCGATGAGGCTCTAGTTCTTGATTCGCTCACGAATGGCAAACGTGGGACTTTTACCATGTACGATGTAGCCGGTGTCATGCGCCCAGCGGCGACGATTGACCCTGCTACGCTTGCTCCTGTCCCTGAACAAAAGTTTGATAACCGCGTGAACCGCTTGTCGCAAGCAGCGTTCTCAGCGATTGAAAATACGATTCGCAAAGCGGTTGAAAAGTTCGGTGCTGATCGTGTGGGCATTTTCTTGGGTTCATGCGATAATGGTTCCGAAGCTTCAATGGCGGCGCTTAAGTGTTTTAAAGAAACTGGAGCATTCCCTGAAGGTTACATTCTCGATTACCAGCGGGCTGATTTCCCAGCGCAGTTTATTGCGCAACGCTTTGGAATCACGGGGATGCTTTCGGTACATTCGACGGCTTGTGCATCTAGCGCAAGTGCGTTTGTCTCGGCGCGCAATAATCTTTACGCAGGCAACTGCGATGTCGCGATTGTGGGCGGTATCGATATTGCTTCGCTTTCGGTGATTCTCGGTTTTGCTTCGCTCGAAGCCATGAGCGATAAGCCGACAAATCCTTTTAGTGCAAATCGTTCGGGCCTTACACTTGGCGATGCCGCGGTGTTCTTTGTCGTTACAAAAGAACCTAGTGCGGATCTTTGCACAGCAAAATGCGAAGGCCTAAAGGTTGTTGGTTTTGGCGAAAGTGCCGATGCCGACCACATTACGGCCCCGCGTGCTGATGGGGAAGGCGCTTATCAGGCGATGAAGGCGGCTCTTAACGATGCCGGCCTTGATGCCTCTCAAATCGGTTACGTGAATTTGCATGGAACAGGAACAGAACTGAACGATGCCATGGAATCGCGTGCCATCAACCGTCTTTTCGGTGAAGCGAATCACGCAGATGTTCCTGTTAGTTCGACGAAGGCTCTCACGGGGCATACGCTTGGTGCGGCTGGCGCATTGGAACTTGCTTTCTGTTGCATGGCTCTAAAAAATGATGTTCTCCCAGCGCATCTTTTTGATGGCGTCGTCGATCCGAAACTCCCACCAGTTCATTTGGTAAAGCCTGGCGAGACAGCAAAAGACCTCAAATATTGCATGAGCAATTCTTTTGCGTTCGGTGGCTGTAATGTGTCTTTGATTGTTGAAAATGGTTTGGCATGA
- a CDS encoding thioester dehydrase, producing MTEVFDTKDLVSELVPHKGKMLLLDRVRDYDLKENSITTEIDIARDNMFYEDELGGVPVWVAFEYMAQSVSALSGICGRAKGEKPKTGFIMSVSGFKADVPVFKEGETVVINVLENIRMDKAVTFEGSATVNGTLAVTAKLNTVEVDDPKSSLNLN from the coding sequence ATGACAGAAGTTTTTGATACAAAAGATTTAGTCAGTGAACTTGTGCCGCACAAGGGCAAAATGCTTTTGCTCGACCGCGTACGCGATTACGATTTGAAAGAAAATTCTATCACGACTGAAATTGATATCGCTCGCGATAACATGTTCTATGAAGACGAGCTTGGCGGCGTACCCGTGTGGGTTGCTTTTGAATATATGGCTCAAAGCGTTTCTGCGTTGTCTGGAATTTGTGGCAGAGCCAAAGGCGAAAAGCCAAAAACTGGATTTATTATGAGCGTGAGTGGCTTCAAGGCTGATGTCCCTGTTTTTAAGGAGGGCGAAACCGTTGTGATCAACGTTCTTGAAAATATCCGCATGGACAAGGCGGTGACTTTTGAAGGTTCTGCAACGGTCAATGGAACACTTGCGGTAACGGCGAAACTCAATACGGTCGAAGTCGATGACCCTAAAAGTTCGTTAAATTTAAATTGA
- the fabG gene encoding 3-oxoacyl-ACP reductase FabG, which yields MENEKSVLITGASGGIGLAIAEAVAKEGYTVVAHYNRNSAPIDELAERIRANGGKIRTLQFNICDREQCKEVIEKDIAENGVYYGVVTNAGVCADAAFPAMTDEFWDKVLNTNLNGFYNVVHPIVLPMCRKRKGRIITISSVSGVIGNRGQVNYSASKAGLIGATKALATELASRNITVNSVAPGVIETEMIKDAPLDMILPTIPMKRVGKPEEVAATVVFLLSEGAAYITRQVISVNGGLA from the coding sequence ATGGAAAATGAAAAGTCTGTTTTGATTACGGGTGCAAGTGGCGGAATTGGTCTTGCCATTGCCGAAGCTGTCGCAAAAGAAGGCTACACTGTTGTCGCCCATTACAATAGAAACTCCGCACCGATTGATGAACTTGCCGAACGCATCCGAGCCAATGGCGGTAAAATTCGCACCTTGCAGTTCAATATTTGCGACCGTGAACAGTGCAAAGAAGTTATTGAAAAAGACATTGCCGAAAATGGCGTGTACTATGGCGTTGTGACAAATGCTGGCGTCTGTGCTGATGCCGCATTCCCGGCGATGACCGACGAATTTTGGGACAAAGTCCTGAATACAAACTTGAACGGTTTTTATAACGTTGTCCATCCGATTGTGTTGCCGATGTGCCGTAAGCGCAAAGGCCGCATTATTACGATTTCGTCTGTTTCTGGCGTGATTGGAAACCGTGGCCAGGTCAACTACAGCGCTTCAAAGGCGGGCCTCATTGGGGCTACGAAAGCGCTTGCAACTGAACTTGCGAGCCGCAATATCACCGTGAATAGCGTTGCTCCGGGCGTCATCGAAACTGAAATGATTAAGGATGCTCCGCTCGATATGATTCTTCCGACAATCCCGATGAAGCGTGTGGGCAAACCCGAAGAAGTCGCGGCTACTGTTGTATTCCTGCTTTCTGAAGGTGCTGCGTACATTACGCGCCAGGTCATCTCGGTCAATGGAGGCTTGGCGTGA